The Chitinophagaceae bacterium nucleotide sequence GGTCATACATTTCAACTTCATTTGATGCATTTCCTGAAACTACTCCACCAGCCCAAATCATACTTCTTGCGAGCAATCCAGACATACCATACTTAGGTTTACTTAGTTGAGAAATGGACCAAGAATCGGTTGCAGGATCATAAATATCAATTCGTGAAGTCGGAGTTAATGTTGATTTATTTGTAACACCCCCGGCAAAATATAATATACCCTTTACATTGTTTGCTGTAATTAGATAGCGTGGTTGCCCGAAGTTAGTTGTTGTCCATCTTTTGCTTCCGGCATCATATATATCAGCAAAACTACCCCCAACTATTACCAGCTTATTACCGGAAGCTAACGAAGACAATAGACCATCTGCATGAGGCATTTCCATTGTTGACCATGAGTTTGCTGTTGCATCGTAAATATCAATTCGTGATGTTAAACCAACACTACCCGAAGGAAGAATACCAGTGCCCCCCGCAAAAAAAACTTTATTCCCCATTGTAGCAACTGTCATCCCTGATCTTGCCTGACTCAAGCTTGCAGTACTCCAAGAGTTTGTTGTTACATCATAAATATCAACAGTAGCTGAAAAGTTTGGCCCCGGCCCGGTTGGAACAGGAATTCCACCGGCAAAAAGAATTTTATTTCCAACTGCAGCAACTACGCTTACTTTTCTTGGATCATTCAACGTTCCTGTTGGTATAAGTCGTGCATTTACCAATGGTCTGTTACTGTACACCGTATTCACAACAATTGTATCATCATCAGACGCACCTTCATTATCGGTAACCCGTAATCTAAATCCATACGAACCCGGCACAAGCCCGGTAACTGTTGTAACAGCTGAAGCTGGATTAGTTATAAAAGCTGAAGAACTCTCTGCAAATGCTAACGACCATTGATAAGAAACAATCGTTCCATCCTGATCTCTTGACAGATTACCATCTAATGTAATTGAAGAAGGATCCATACTGCAGGTCTGCAGATTATAAGTTACTGTTATATCCTTACCTGGATCTGATACAGGCGATTTATTCGGAGAAATGTTTACTGTTACCTGTATTGTATCGGTCGAAAATAATCCGGCAGCATCTGTAACGGTTAATTCAAACTGGTAAACGCCTTCTGTAAGATTCGATGCCTGTGTTTGGATTCCAACAGGGTCTGCAAAAACAGAAGAAGCCGGACCTGCAATTTTCCTCCATGCATATCCAATTATATTACTGTCGGGATCTGTTGATCCACTACCATCAAGTAACACATTGTTTGCAGGCAATGTAATCACCTGATCTGAACCGGTCTTTGCAACCGGAGGCCGGTTCAATTCAGCAGCAGTATTTATAAAAACATTTATGGTATCTCTTGCAGACAGACCTTCATTATCTGTCACCTTCAATTCAAAACTATATTTTCCTGACTTCAGGTTTTTTATAAGTGTTACAGCAGCAACTGAATCTTTTATTATAAAAGACGGCGGACCTGCAATTTTCGTCCATAGATATTCTGCTATTCTTCCGTCGGGATCAGAGGAGGAACTTCCTTCTAATAAAACACTATCCACAGGTAAAGCGATTGCTTTGTCGGGACCTGTTTTAGCTATTGGCGGCTTATTCCCCTCCCTGCAGTTTTCGCAGGAGTATTCCTGCTTGCACGAAAACAGCGCAACTAAAGTCAAAACAATAAAAATGGTTGTGAAAACTATCCGCCCCTTCATTGCCTAAACATACAATATTATGAAGACGGAAACAAGTGTACTATAAACGACCGCATTACTGTTATCATGTTACTTAAGACTTCGCATATAATGTATAAAATCGGTTTGAGGTATTTCAGTAACTCCCAACTCCCGCATCATTGTTACCAGTTGCCCACGGTGATAAGTTCCATGATTAAATAAATGCTGAACTACCTGCCATATTGCCGAACGAAAAGGCTGGCCTTTGATATTCTTATAGTCAAACTCCCGTTTCAACTCTTCTTCTGTACATTGCTCAGCCCATTGTTTCCAATCGGTTGACTGCTGCAACAATCCATTGATCGCTTCTTTCATGGTTGGATTAAACTGCCTGCTGGGGATCATGATCAGGGTATGTCCTTCCATTCGCTGCCACCACGCACTCTCTGCATACCACATATGCAGAAAAGTTGCATATAAGTTGGGGAAGCTGCTTTTTACAATCTGCTGATGCAGCTGTTCATCCATTTCAAGAATAGCTTCAGTGATAGCTTTGTTGGCCCACAAATTATAAGCAGCGTAATGCGATAACAATTCTTTCATGCAAAATCATTTGCTGAAAATTACAGAAAATTGGTTTTCATTAATAACTATTTTCTGAATGGCAGCAGGAAATGACAGGCAGGAACAGGAGCAACTTTAAGAATGCTTACATTTATCTTTCCAAGACCAAACTTCAACTATGGAATTTTCAACCAGAATTATTCACGAAGACAATGTAAAAGATAAAAGTGGCGCAGTAATGTCACCGATAGTATTATCCACCACTTTTGAAAGAGGAGATGATGGCATCAGTTATCCCGGTGGATATTTTTATTCCCGCTATGATAATCCCAACCGGAATTCACTGGAGCATAAACTGGCCAAAATGGAAGCGGGAACTTCCTGCGTAAGTTTTTCATCAGGTCTTGCAGCAGCAACAGCAGTGTTTCAAAGTTTAAAAAGCGGCGATCATATTATTATCCCTGATGATACTTATTTTTCTATCCGCACAATCCTTGATACTTTGTTCGGCAATTTTGGGTTGACTTATACTCCTGTTGATATGGATGATCTTGCCGCTTTGAAAGCGGCTATTCAATCAAACACCAAACTTATCTGGATGGAGTCACCTTCCAACCCATTAATTAAAGTCACCGATATTGCAGCCGTTGTTGCAATAGCAAAAGCACACAACTGTTTTACCGTTGCTGATAACACATGGGCCACTCCTTTTTATACAAAACCAATTGAACTGGGAGTTGATATTGTTCTTCATTCTACCACAAAATATTTTGGCGGCCACAGCGATCTGTTAGGTGGAGCGTTAATTGTTAAAGAAGACAATGAACGTTTTGAATTTGTAAAAGCTTACCAGAGATTGGGCGGTGCTGTTCCATCACCTTATGATTGCTGGTTACTATGCAGAAGCCTTACAACTTTTGCTGCGAGAATGCCAATTCATTCAGACAATGCAATGAAACTGGCGCTATATCTGGAAAGCAATCCAAAGATAGAAAGAGTGTTATACCCGGGATTGCCATCACACCCGCAACATGAAATTGCAGCAAGACAAATGAAAGGCGGTTTTGGAGGCATGTTATCCATTCTTGTAAAAGGTGAAAGAGATTCAGCATTGAAATTGGCTAATTCTCTAAAGTTATTTACTCATGCCACCAGTTTAGGTGGTGTTGAAAGTTTGATCGAACACCGCAAATCAATTGAAGGTGCATGATCAGCCACACCGGATAACCTATTGAGAATTTCTGTTGGCATTGAAGATGTAAAAGATTTGGTTGAAGATTTTCAACAGACTTTAGCTGCTATCTGACGAACATCATATTTCTAAACTTGAAACCATTTCCCGCTTAATAAATTTTAAACTAATGAAAAAGCTACTTTCATTTATCATTCTCTGCACATTCATGCTAAATGTTGCAACTGCCCAAACCACCGATAAACGTCTTGCAGGCATTGACACATTCATCAACCGTATACTGAGCGAATGGAAAGTTGCCGGTGTAACTGTTGCTGTTGTTGAAAAAAACAAAGTGATCATGACCAAAGGTTATGGTTATAAGGATTATGAAAATAAAACTCCGGTAACAGAAAATACATTGTTTGCAATTGGCAGCTGTACAAAAGCATTTACCTCTTCTTTACTGAGCTTTCCTTTGAAAGATGGCAAACTTGATTTGGATAAACCCGTGAATCAATATTTGCCGGAACTGCGTTTCATCAGTGATGAACTGACAAATACAATTACCACAAGAGATATGATGAGCCACCGCACTGGTCTTCCACGTCATGATCTTGCGTGGTATGGTGCAAAAACAAGCCGTGACAGTCTGCTTTACATCATCCGTTTTTTT carries:
- a CDS encoding DinB family protein; this translates as MKELLSHYAAYNLWANKAITEAILEMDEQLHQQIVKSSFPNLYATFLHMWYAESAWWQRMEGHTLIMIPSRQFNPTMKEAINGLLQQSTDWKQWAEQCTEEELKREFDYKNIKGQPFRSAIWQVVQHLFNHGTYHRGQLVTMMRELGVTEIPQTDFIHYMRSLK